In Leptospira barantonii, the DNA window ACAGAAGCTTGCGTTGAACGCAAAGATGAATCTTCACGTGGTCGTTCACTACGGAGACAACAGACATCATATTCATGAATCGATTTTCAAAGCCTTGGGCAAAGCATTAAGAATGGCGATTGCTCAAGATTCCGCGGCGGCAGGAGCGATTCCTTCGACAAAAGGAGTTTTGGAGTGATAGCCATTCTCGATTACGGAATGGGAAACATTCATTCCTGTATCAAGGCGGTATCACTTTATACGAAGGATTTCGTTTTTACGAACGATAAAACGAAAATCGAAAATTCAAAAGCTCTAATATTGCCGGGCGACGGTCATTTCGATAAGGCGATGGAGAATTTGAATTCCACCGGTCTTCGGGAAACGATCGATAAATTCGTAAAGTCCGGAAAACCTCTTTTCGGAATTTGTATCGGCTTTCAAATTCTTTTCGAATCGTCCGAAGAGATCGCTCAAGGCACGAAAAAAGAACAGATCGAAGGTCTAGGCTATATCAAAGGAAAAATCAAAAAATTCCACGGAAAGGATTTTAAGGTTCCTCATATCGGATGGAATCGCCTTCAAATCCGCAAAAAGGATAAAAGCATTTTGTTAAAAGGAATTCCGGATCAATCCTTCTTTTACTTTATCCATTCTTTCAGACCGACCGATGCGGAAGGAAACGCGATCACCGGACTTTGCGATTACTATCAGGAAAGATTTCCCGCAGTCGTGGAAAAAAATAATATTTTCGGGACTCAGTTCCATCCCGAAAAATCGCATACACATGGACTAAAACTTTTGGAGAATTTCATTCATTCCGTATGATCATCATTCCAGCTATAGATTTATTGGATAATTGTGCAGTTCGTTTGTTTAAGGGAAACTACGAAGAAAAGAAAATCTATTCTTCCGAACCCTGGAAACTTGCGGAAGGTTTTGCGAAGAATGGAGCGAACCTGCTTCATCTTGTCGATCTGAACGGAGCGAGAAATCAGCTCGGAGTCAACGAACATTCCATTCTTAAGATCAGAGAAACGACTTCCCTCAAAGTGCAGTTAGGCGGAGGAATTCGCGACAAGGAAAAGTTGGCTTATTATGATAAGATCGGAATCGATCGATTCATTCTCGGGACGGCCGCGGTAACCGATCCGGATCTTCTGAAATTCGCGTTGGATCAATACGGAAAAGAAAGAGTGGTCGTTGCCGTAGACGCGAGAGACGGGATCGTAAAGATCGCGGGATGGGAAAAGGATTCCGGCGTTCATTATCGGGATCTGATGGAACGTCTTGCAAAGGCGGGAATCTCTCACGTAGTTTTTACGGACATCGCTCAGGACGGTACACTCGCAGGTCCGAACCTGAACGCTTACGAAGAAATTCTAAATTTTTATCCGTTTCAAGTCATCGCTTCCGGCGGGATCTCCTCCTTAAAGGATCTGATGGATCTTTCCTCTCTCAAAACCAAAATCCCGCTCTACGGTGTGATTACGGGCAAGGCGTTGTACGAAGGGAAACTGGATCTAGCGGAAGCGATCTCTTCCATCTGAGGAAACCGAAAATAGAATTAGATTTTTCTTTTCATTTGAAAAGGAACCATACATAAAGGTAAATCGATCTCACAGGATCGGGGATATTCATGAACCAATTGTCTAAAAATAAAATATCGATCGTTCTTTCCGCTTTGGGGCTGATTCTTTCTTTCTTACTCATTCAAAAATATTACGGCGATCCGAGTTCGATCGGTGAATCTCTTTGCAACGCTCTGAGCGAATCCGGTTCCTGTGATAAGGTTTCGGAGAGCGCGTATTCCGCGATTCGAAACGTTCCCGGTTTGGGCGATCTTCCGATCGCATTGTTCGGTTTCGTTTTTTACGGTTTTATCGGTTTTCTTTTTGTTCAATCCGAAATCAAAAAGGAAACTGCGGAGAAGAATCTTAGATTAGCTTTTTATGTTTTAGTTCTCGGCTTGGCCGCGGACCTCGGATTGTTCTTCATTTCCGTGGGAGTCATCAAGGCGTTATGCGGTCTTTGCGCGGCGACTTACGTTGTAACGATCGCGTTGATCGCGGTAAATTTTATCGATTTTAAATCCCTTTCCGATAAATCGATCAAGGCGGTTCAAAGTTCTCTAAACGGACAAGTATTGAATCTTCTGATCGTGGTTCTTTCCTTTTTCGTATTAGGACTTTATGGTGGAAGAATTTCAACGGGCGGCGCAAGACTTGTTTCCGGCGCGGCGAACGGAGAAAAATCCATTCCTGAACAATTGAAGGAATTTGCGACGACTCCAACGGTTCAAATCGATCTAAAAGACGTTCCCGTTGTAGGCGATCCGAACGCTCCGATCACGATCGTAAAATACGCGGACTTCAACTGTGGTCATTGTATGCATACGAGTAAGATTTTGAAATCTTTCTTAAGCGAATACGACGGGATCATCAAGGTCGCTTATAAGAATTTTCCTTTGGATGGAAATTGCAATCGCCTCGTGGGAAGAAAATCTCCCGAAGCGAGTTCTTGTGTAGCGGCGAGCGCCGCGCTTTGTGCGAATCAACAGAATAAATTCTATCCGGTTTATACCGGACTTTACGACGACAACGAAGCGGGTGTTATGCACACTGCGGTGACAGTAAGTCGTCTTGCGGAGAAGAACGGTCTGAAGATGGATCAATTCCGTTCTTGTATGAGTTCACCGAAGATCCGCGATCAGATTAGTCGTGAAGTGGACGAAGCGGATAAGCTCAAGATCAATTCCACTCCGACTTTGTTCATCAATAACAAACCTCTTCCAAAGAGCGGAACGCCGGATGTGGATTTTCTCCGTCAACTGATCAATCAGCTGATTAGCCAAAGCTGATAGTTTATCGTCGAAGATGGAGACAGAGAAACGATTCTGCAGGAACTGCGGCACGCATATCTTAGCGGAGTCCGTTCAGTGCGTATTCTGCGGATCGTTTCAATCTCGGGGTTCGATTCCCTTTTTTCGTTTCTTATCCGAAAGCAAATTTCTCAGAACCAAGATTCTTTATCCGTCTCTTCCCGTTTTCGGTTTATTGTTTTCCGTCGCGTATATCTTTCTTTGGCTCGGTAAATTTCCGGTATCGGTTCCGATCTTATTCTTCTTATGGACCTTGATCTTTTCGATTTCGGGTTGGATCGGAGAATTGATCCTGGATCTGAAATTTCACGGGGATGTGAAGGACTTTAAAGAAGGTTTTATCGAATGGCAGAAACATCTTTATAACCGTTCTCCGTATCTTTCTTATTTGGGGATGATTTTGTTCGTTGCAACTCCGTTGATTCAATGGCAGAATTCTCTTTGGTTCTCCCTTTCCTCTGCGAGCATTTGGACCTTGTTGATTTCCTTTATTTCTTTAGTCATCGTTCCCTTAGTTTAGAAATTTATGAATTTCTCAAATCTAAAAAGAACCTTTCGGCTTCCGGTTACGCTCAACTGGATTCTCGGCGGCGCGTTCGTATCGATTCTGTTTTCGATCCTAAAATTTTTCGGCACGGAAGGTCTGGAGAAAGTCTCCTATCTCGAACTTTCACTCCTTGTCGTTCTCAATATCTCTACTGCGATTCCTCTCAACTATCAGTTGGCGAGGGGAAAATGGAATCTTCAAAAATGGATGAAGTTTTCCTTTTATTTCTGGTATGTTCCGATGTTACTTTGCAACGCTTGGTTAACCGTTCAGGTTCCCGATTTTTTAGTCGTTATGATTACGACTCTTTACGCGGGTTATCTCGCTTCCTTCGGAGTTATGGAAAGAAGATATTTCATCTTCGGAGCCTTGATCTATGCGTTCGCGTTATTCGTCTTTTACTTTACCGGAATCGCGGGAACTTCACCGATTCGCCTTTCCGATAAAACCCTAGTCATATTTTTTATAGTTTTTGTATTCTCCGTTCTTCTTTATTTTTATTGGATGAGCGTAACTTCGGGATTTTTAAAAACGCAAACGGCGACCGTTCAAAAACTTTTGAGAGAATCTAGAAAGGACAAACGAAAACTTTCGGAGGAAAGAAAGACGATCGAAGAGCTGATGGCTCAATTGAACAAATCCTTTCATATCATTAAAAAGGATTTATCCACCGCCAAAAGAATTCAGAAGAGTATGCTCCCATCGGGTTACGAAGAATATTCCGAGTTGGAAATTCGAGCCGAATACATTCCCAAGGACGAAGTCGGCGGCGATTTTTTCGATATAACTCGAACCGGTTTCGGAACGTATCGATTGTTTTTGGCGGACGCGACGGGGCACGGGGTTCAAGGAGCTTTGATTACGATGGCGATCAAGGTCGCCTACGAATTCGTAAAACAAAGCGAAAAACGTCCCGGAGAAATATTAGAAATTTTGAATACAGATTTCATTTCCAAATTCAAATCCTTGAATCTTTTTTATACTTGTATACTCGTCGATCTGGATCTGAACAAAGGGGTTTTGCGGTATTCTTCCGCGGGTCATCCGGAACAGGTTCTGCTTCACGATTCCGAGTTTCATACTCTTCAAAAAACGGAGAGAATGATCGGGCTTTCTCCCGCGTCCATTTACAAGGATAAGATCTTAAAACTTTTACGGGGCGATCGTATCTTTTTGTTTTCGGACGGTTTATTCGAGGAACTCAATAGCAGGAAAGAATTTTACGGCGAGGACCGGCTTCACGATCTATTGAAGCAAAACGTCTTAAAGAACGCCCGCGAAATCGTGGATTTAATTTTGGACGATCTGCGCGTTTTTACGGATGGAAATAACTTTCAGGACGATTTGACCGTAATCTCGATTCAGATCCCTTCTTAAATTTTCGATTCCGATTCCTCTTTTTCAAAATTAGAATTTTCATCTTCTCGATCCTTTCATATTTTGTCCCACTATGTCGAACTCTTCCCTTTTTAAAAAGATTCTTTTGGGGATCTTGGTCCTGTTCTCCTTAACTTTCTCCCTTTTGTTACACACGATCTTTTTTAAACCTCTCACTCTCGGTTTATTTTATGAAAAGATGTTCTGGGAATCCGTTTTGGACGATCCGGAATATCTTACTTCGCTCGGAATACTCAATCGATTCGGATTTACGGGTTATCAAAAAAAGCTGACCGACATTTCCATAGAAAAACAAAAACGGGATTTGGGAAAAACGAAAGAGAATCTAAAAACTCTTTTGTCTTATGGAAAGGAAGGATTGTCCGGACAGGATCTTTTATCTTTTGAAATTTTAGAATGGTCTTATCGTTTGAAGGTTTCCGGAGAACGATTTTTATTCCACGATTATCCGGCCAATCAGTTGTTCGGAGTGCAAAGTCAACTCCCCACTTTTTTAGCGACTCAACACCCGATTTCTTCATCACAAGACGTTGAAGATTACGTCACAAGACTCGAGGCCGTTCCCAAAAAAATCGATCAGCTTATTGAAGGAATTTTATATAGGGATAAGAATGGAATTCTTCCTCCCGACTTTATTTTGGATCGATTGATCTCAGAGGTAAAGGGATTTGTCGAAGTTCCGGCCAAACAAAATATTTTGTACGCCGCTTTCGAAAGGAAGATCGGAAAGTTGGATTCGATTTCTTCGGATTCCAAAAATCGTTATCTGGCCCGAGTCGAACAATCGATCGAGTCCGGGATCTTTCCTGCATATTCAAAATTGCTAAATCTCTTTTTGGAACAAAAAAAACATTCGGATTCAAAAGCTGGTGTTTGGAAACTACCGGACGGTGATTTGTATTATTCTCAGGAATTGAAAAAACATACGACGACCGAATTGTCCGCGGAAGAAATTCATAAGATCGGTTTGTCCGAGGTTGCACGGATTCAAAACGAGATGAAAAACATTCTGAAAAGTGTAGGGAAGAATCAACCGATTCCGCTCGCGATGGCCGAACTTCGAAAAGATCCTCGCTTTTTATTTCCGGATACGGAAGAAGGAAAACTTCAAGCCCTCGAAGAATATAAAAGAATTCTAAAGGACTCGGAAGACAAAACAAAAC includes these proteins:
- the hisA gene encoding 1-(5-phosphoribosyl)-5-[(5-phosphoribosylamino)methylideneamino]imidazole-4-carboxamide isomerase, with protein sequence MIIIPAIDLLDNCAVRLFKGNYEEKKIYSSEPWKLAEGFAKNGANLLHLVDLNGARNQLGVNEHSILKIRETTSLKVQLGGGIRDKEKLAYYDKIGIDRFILGTAAVTDPDLLKFALDQYGKERVVVAVDARDGIVKIAGWEKDSGVHYRDLMERLAKAGISHVVFTDIAQDGTLAGPNLNAYEEILNFYPFQVIASGGISSLKDLMDLSSLKTKIPLYGVITGKALYEGKLDLAEAISSI
- the hisH gene encoding imidazole glycerol phosphate synthase subunit HisH, whose protein sequence is MIAILDYGMGNIHSCIKAVSLYTKDFVFTNDKTKIENSKALILPGDGHFDKAMENLNSTGLRETIDKFVKSGKPLFGICIGFQILFESSEEIAQGTKKEQIEGLGYIKGKIKKFHGKDFKVPHIGWNRLQIRKKDKSILLKGIPDQSFFYFIHSFRPTDAEGNAITGLCDYYQERFPAVVEKNNIFGTQFHPEKSHTHGLKLLENFIHSV
- a CDS encoding thioredoxin domain-containing protein, whose product is MNQLSKNKISIVLSALGLILSFLLIQKYYGDPSSIGESLCNALSESGSCDKVSESAYSAIRNVPGLGDLPIALFGFVFYGFIGFLFVQSEIKKETAEKNLRLAFYVLVLGLAADLGLFFISVGVIKALCGLCAATYVVTIALIAVNFIDFKSLSDKSIKAVQSSLNGQVLNLLIVVLSFFVLGLYGGRISTGGARLVSGAANGEKSIPEQLKEFATTPTVQIDLKDVPVVGDPNAPITIVKYADFNCGHCMHTSKILKSFLSEYDGIIKVAYKNFPLDGNCNRLVGRKSPEASSCVAASAALCANQQNKFYPVYTGLYDDNEAGVMHTAVTVSRLAEKNGLKMDQFRSCMSSPKIRDQISREVDEADKLKINSTPTLFINNKPLPKSGTPDVDFLRQLINQLISQS
- a CDS encoding PP2C family protein-serine/threonine phosphatase; translated protein: MNFSNLKRTFRLPVTLNWILGGAFVSILFSILKFFGTEGLEKVSYLELSLLVVLNISTAIPLNYQLARGKWNLQKWMKFSFYFWYVPMLLCNAWLTVQVPDFLVVMITTLYAGYLASFGVMERRYFIFGALIYAFALFVFYFTGIAGTSPIRLSDKTLVIFFIVFVFSVLLYFYWMSVTSGFLKTQTATVQKLLRESRKDKRKLSEERKTIEELMAQLNKSFHIIKKDLSTAKRIQKSMLPSGYEEYSELEIRAEYIPKDEVGGDFFDITRTGFGTYRLFLADATGHGVQGALITMAIKVAYEFVKQSEKRPGEILEILNTDFISKFKSLNLFYTCILVDLDLNKGVLRYSSAGHPEQVLLHDSEFHTLQKTERMIGLSPASIYKDKILKLLRGDRIFLFSDGLFEELNSRKEFYGEDRLHDLLKQNVLKNAREIVDLILDDLRVFTDGNNFQDDLTVISIQIPS
- a CDS encoding DUF885 domain-containing protein, yielding MSNSSLFKKILLGILVLFSLTFSLLLHTIFFKPLTLGLFYEKMFWESVLDDPEYLTSLGILNRFGFTGYQKKLTDISIEKQKRDLGKTKENLKTLLSYGKEGLSGQDLLSFEILEWSYRLKVSGERFLFHDYPANQLFGVQSQLPTFLATQHPISSSQDVEDYVTRLEAVPKKIDQLIEGILYRDKNGILPPDFILDRLISEVKGFVEVPAKQNILYAAFERKIGKLDSISSDSKNRYLARVEQSIESGIFPAYSKLLNLFLEQKKHSDSKAGVWKLPDGDLYYSQELKKHTTTELSAEEIHKIGLSEVARIQNEMKNILKSVGKNQPIPLAMAELRKDPRFLFPDTEEGKLQALEEYKRILKDSEDKTKPLFLRMPESKVEVERIPVFKEKTAPGAYYDEPALDGSRPGIFYANLRDTKEIPKFGMFTLTYHEAIPGHHLQIAIMQELKGLPRFRNTITFTAYVEGWALYSERLAKDYAFFQDPYSDLGRLQAELFRAVRLVVDTGLHYKRWSREQAISYMMQNTGMAPKDVTSEIERYIVYPGQACSYKLGMLKILEMREKVREKQKDKFDIRKFHSVVLDSGSLPLTILERLVNEELLSDKK
- a CDS encoding zinc ribbon domain-containing protein — encoded protein: METEKRFCRNCGTHILAESVQCVFCGSFQSRGSIPFFRFLSESKFLRTKILYPSLPVFGLLFSVAYIFLWLGKFPVSVPILFFLWTLIFSISGWIGELILDLKFHGDVKDFKEGFIEWQKHLYNRSPYLSYLGMILFVATPLIQWQNSLWFSLSSASIWTLLISFISLVIVPLV